From the Thermovirga lienii DSM 17291 genome, one window contains:
- a CDS encoding translation elongation factor Tu (PFAM: Elongation factor Tu domain 2; Elongation factor Tu C-terminal domain; Elongation factor Tu GTP binding domain~TIGRFAM: small GTP-binding protein domain; translation elongation factor TU~COGs: COG0050 GTPase - translation elongation factors~InterProIPR000795: IPR004161: IPR004160: IPR004541: IPR 005225~KEGG: tai:Taci_1515 translation elongation factor Tu~PFAM: protein synthesis factor GTP-binding; elongation factor Tu domain 2 protein; elongation factor Tu domain-containing protein~SPTR: Elongation factor Tu;~TIGRFAM: translation elongation factor Tu; small GTP-binding protein), whose product MAKEHFDRSKPHLNIGTIGHIDHGKTTLTAAITKTLASVGWADFTPFDQIDKAPEERERGITINIAHVEYQTEKRHYAHIDCPGHADYIKNMITGAAQMDGAILVVAATDGPMPQTREHVLLARQVNVPALVVFMNKVDMVDDEELLDLVEMEIRDLLSKYEFPGDEVPVIRGSALKALESEDSSRDNPWAKAIWELMDACDSYIPEPQREVDKPFLMPIEDVFTITGRGTVVTGRVERGIIKPGDEVEIVGMQEDTRKTVATSLEMFRKILDEAIAGDNVGVLLRGVGKDDVERGQVLAKPGSITPHKHFMAEVYVLKKEEGGRHTPFFSGYKPQFYFRTTDVTGEIKLPEGVEMVMPGDNSQFEVKLIVPVALEEGLRFAVREGGRTVGAGVVTKILD is encoded by the coding sequence ATGGCGAAGGAGCATTTTGATAGGTCTAAGCCGCATTTGAACATAGGAACGATAGGTCACATTGACCATGGGAAGACGACGTTGACGGCAGCGATAACGAAGACGCTAGCTTCGGTGGGCTGGGCGGATTTTACGCCTTTTGATCAGATAGACAAGGCGCCGGAGGAGCGAGAGCGTGGTATTACGATCAACATAGCGCACGTTGAGTATCAGACGGAGAAGAGGCACTATGCGCACATAGACTGTCCTGGACACGCGGACTACATCAAGAACATGATCACTGGTGCTGCGCAGATGGACGGAGCCATATTGGTAGTTGCGGCAACCGACGGACCGATGCCCCAGACGAGGGAGCACGTGCTGTTGGCGCGCCAGGTTAACGTACCTGCGTTGGTAGTGTTCATGAACAAGGTTGACATGGTGGATGACGAGGAGCTTTTGGATCTTGTTGAGATGGAGATCAGGGACTTGTTGAGCAAGTATGAATTCCCTGGCGATGAGGTTCCTGTGATCAGGGGTTCAGCGCTGAAGGCGTTGGAGTCCGAGGACAGCAGCAGGGACAATCCATGGGCGAAGGCCATATGGGAGCTTATGGATGCATGCGACAGTTACATACCGGAGCCGCAGCGTGAGGTTGACAAGCCATTCTTGATGCCCATAGAGGACGTGTTCACGATCACTGGTCGTGGAACGGTTGTAACTGGTAGGGTAGAGCGTGGAATCATCAAGCCTGGTGATGAGGTAGAGATAGTAGGTATGCAGGAGGATACTCGGAAGACGGTAGCGACGTCTCTTGAGATGTTCCGCAAGATATTGGACGAGGCCATAGCGGGCGACAACGTTGGGGTGCTTTTGCGTGGAGTTGGCAAGGATGACGTTGAGCGTGGTCAGGTATTGGCGAAGCCTGGCAGCATTACGCCGCACAAGCACTTTATGGCCGAGGTTTACGTATTGAAGAAAGAGGAAGGTGGCCGTCACACTCCATTCTTCTCGGGTTACAAGCCTCAGTTCTATTTCAGGACGACGGACGTTACTGGCGAGATCAAGTTGCCTGAGGGAGTGGAGATGGTAATGCCTGGAGACAACTCTCAGTTTGAGGTTAAGTTGATAGTGCCAGTAGCTTTGGAGGAAGGTTTGCGTTTTGCAGTTCGTGAAGGTGGCCGCACGGTCGGCGCTGGTGTCGTAACGAAAATTTTGGACTAA
- a CDS encoding SSU ribosomal protein S10P (PFAM: Ribosomal protein S10p/S20e~TIGRFAM: ribosomal protein S10(archaeal)/S20(eukaryotic); ribosomal protein S10, bacterial/organelle~COGs: COG0051 Ribosomal protein S10~InterPro IPR005731: IPR018268: IPR001848~KEGG: aco:Amico_0626 ribosomal protein S10~PFAM: ribosomal protein S10~SPTR: 30S ribosomal protein S10;~TIGRFAM: ribosomal protein S10): MAKKIRIKLKAFDHRALDASAQQIAETAQRTGAKVSGPIPLPTEINRFTVLKSPHKDKDAREQFEMRTHKRLIDIIEPNQKTMESLMQLNLPSGVDIQIKL; encoded by the coding sequence GTGGCTAAAAAGATCAGAATAAAACTCAAAGCCTTTGATCATAGAGCGTTGGATGCCTCTGCGCAGCAGATTGCGGAGACTGCGCAGAGGACTGGTGCCAAAGTTTCTGGCCCCATTCCTTTGCCAACGGAGATCAATAGGTTTACAGTGTTGAAGTCTCCGCACAAAGACAAGGATGCCCGTGAACAGTTTGAAATGAGGACTCATAAGAGGCTCATCGATATAATAGAGCCAAATCAGAAGACCATGGAGTCTCTTATGCAGCTGAACCTCCCCTCGGGCGTGGATATTCAAATCAAACTATAG
- a CDS encoding LSU ribosomal protein L3P (PFAM: Ribosomal protein L3~TIGRFAM: 50S ribosomal protein L3, bacterial~COGs: COG0087 Ribosomal protein L3~InterPro IPR019926: IPR000597: IPR019927~KEGG: tai:Taci_1184 ribosomal protein L3~PFAM: ribosomal protein L3~SPTR: 50S ribosomal protein L3;~TIGRFAM: 50S ribosomal protein L3) — protein sequence MSVGILGRKLGMTQIYNEEGVAVPVTVVEAGPCVIVDIRDEARNGYNAIVAGFGDVKPGKLTKPFKGVFEKHNLEPKRWLREFRVESVEGYEIGQEIKVDIFEKGEKVDVTGKSKGKGYAGVMKRHNFSGGPASHGSSKFHRQPGSAGASSYPGHIFKGKTMPGRLGNERVTVKGLTVVDLDTENNLLLIKGAIPGPRNGLVMIRKTGSSE from the coding sequence ATGAGCGTTGGAATTTTAGGACGAAAACTTGGAATGACTCAGATATACAACGAAGAAGGCGTCGCAGTGCCAGTTACTGTGGTTGAAGCAGGTCCATGTGTCATAGTGGATATCAGGGATGAAGCAAGAAATGGTTATAATGCCATAGTGGCAGGTTTCGGAGACGTTAAGCCAGGCAAGTTGACGAAGCCCTTCAAGGGAGTATTTGAGAAGCACAACCTTGAGCCTAAGAGGTGGCTAAGGGAATTTCGTGTTGAGTCCGTCGAAGGCTACGAGATAGGCCAGGAAATAAAGGTGGATATTTTTGAAAAAGGCGAGAAAGTGGACGTTACAGGCAAAAGCAAGGGTAAGGGTTATGCTGGCGTCATGAAGAGGCATAACTTCTCGGGAGGCCCTGCTAGCCACGGTTCATCTAAGTTCCACAGACAGCCTGGTTCTGCTGGCGCAAGCAGCTACCCTGGCCATATCTTCAAGGGTAAGACAATGCCTGGTAGGTTGGGAAATGAAAGAGTTACAGTTAAAGGGCTCACAGTAGTCGATTTGGATACTGAGAACAACCTGTTGTTGATTAAGGGAGCCATCCCAGGGCCAAGAAACGGCCTTGTGATGATCCGTAAAACAGGCTCGTCGGAATAA
- a CDS encoding LSU ribosomal protein L4P (PFAM: Ribosomal protein L4/L1 family~TIGRFAM: 50S ribosomal protein L4, bacterial/organelle~COGs: COG0088 Ribosomal protein L4~InterPro IPR002136~KEGG: tai:Taci_1183 ribosomal protein L4/L1e~PFAM: ribosomal protein L4/L1e~SPTR: 50S ribosomal protein L4): MPTVKVVNLKGEIVGEQQLSDAVFSAPVHVPAMHQVVVAQLANRRQGTHSTKSRGEVRGGGRKPWRQKHTGRARHGSRRSPIWVGGGVAHGPVPRDYHQKVNKKVRRLALKSALSLKVMEDKLVVLDSFDMEKPSTKAVVSFLESINGGKKPLFMVAQSSNAAYKSVSNIPKAKVLHVDSINVYDLVHHDHLIITKDAVKRVEEVYGR; the protein is encoded by the coding sequence ATGCCAACAGTCAAAGTTGTTAACCTAAAAGGTGAAATCGTAGGCGAGCAGCAGCTATCAGATGCCGTTTTCAGTGCTCCGGTTCACGTGCCTGCAATGCACCAAGTGGTGGTTGCCCAATTGGCCAATAGGAGACAGGGAACCCACTCCACCAAAAGTCGCGGTGAAGTTAGAGGCGGTGGAAGGAAGCCTTGGAGGCAGAAGCACACTGGAAGGGCACGTCATGGAAGTAGAAGGTCGCCTATTTGGGTCGGTGGTGGTGTAGCTCATGGTCCAGTGCCTAGAGATTACCACCAGAAAGTAAACAAAAAGGTCAGAAGGCTTGCACTCAAGAGCGCTCTTTCGTTGAAGGTTATGGAAGATAAACTCGTGGTGCTTGATTCTTTCGATATGGAGAAGCCGAGCACCAAGGCAGTGGTCAGCTTCTTGGAGAGCATCAATGGAGGCAAGAAGCCTCTCTTTATGGTGGCCCAGAGCAGCAATGCTGCTTACAAGTCTGTGAGCAACATCCCGAAGGCTAAGGTCCTTCATGTTGACAGCATAAACGTCTACGACTTGGTACACCACGACCACTTGATAATCACTAAAGATGCTGTCAAGCGAGTAGAGGAGGTGTACGGAAGATGA
- a CDS encoding LSU ribosomal protein L23P (PFAM: Ribosomal protein L23~COGs: COG0089 Ribosomal protein L23~InterPro IPR001014: IPR013025~KEGG: tai:Taci_1182 ribosomal protein L25/L23~PFAM: Ribosomal protein L25/L23~SPTR: 50S ribosomal protein L23), which yields MNLTPYDIIIRPIITEKSSRQMENNKYTFEVNKDANKIQIKKAISEIFKVKVDSVHTIKVRSKPKRLGVHLGRSRSWKKAIVTLKPGERIEFFEGANI from the coding sequence ATGAACCTCACACCTTACGACATAATAATAAGGCCGATAATTACCGAGAAATCTAGCCGACAGATGGAGAACAACAAGTACACCTTTGAAGTTAACAAGGATGCTAACAAAATCCAGATAAAGAAGGCCATAAGCGAGATTTTCAAGGTAAAGGTCGACTCCGTTCATACCATAAAGGTTAGGTCGAAGCCGAAGAGATTGGGCGTTCACCTTGGGCGTTCCAGATCCTGGAAGAAGGCTATAGTTACCTTGAAGCCCGGCGAACGGATTGAGTTCTTTGAGGGCGCAAATATTTAG
- a CDS encoding ribosomal protein L2 (PFAM: Ribosomal Proteins L2, RNA binding domain; Ribosomal Proteins L2, C-terminal domain~TIGRFAM: ribosomal protein L2, bacterial/organellar~COGs: COG0090 Ribosomal protein L2~InterPro IPR002171: IPR005880~KEGG: tai:Taci_1181 ribosomal protein L2~PFAM: ribosomal protein L2~SPTR: 50S ribosomal protein L2;~TIGRFAM: ribosomal protein L2) gives MSIKVYKPTTPGRRFMTGYTFEEITKTEPEKSLVVSLKKKGGRNNLGRVTMRHRGGGHKRLYRIIDFKRNKIGVPGKVAAIEYDPNRSARIALIHYVDGEKRYILAPVGLAVGDTIMAGPDADIKPGNALKLKDMPVGTFIHNIELEPGRGGVLVRSAGAAAQLMAKEGKYAYVRMPSGELRLILQECMATVGQVGNVDHENVTKGKAGRNRWLGRRPHVRGMVMNPVDHPMGGGEGRSKSNKHPVSPWGTPAKGYRTRKRKPSDKYIVRRRYDK, from the coding sequence GTGAGCATAAAAGTATACAAACCAACTACACCAGGTAGAAGGTTTATGACGGGATATACCTTTGAGGAGATAACCAAGACGGAACCGGAGAAGTCCTTGGTTGTATCCCTCAAGAAGAAGGGTGGAAGGAACAACTTAGGTCGAGTGACTATGCGCCATCGAGGTGGCGGTCACAAAAGACTCTACAGAATAATCGACTTTAAGAGGAATAAAATAGGAGTTCCTGGCAAGGTTGCAGCCATAGAGTACGACCCAAACCGTTCCGCTAGGATAGCTTTGATTCATTATGTCGATGGAGAAAAGCGTTACATATTGGCCCCCGTGGGTCTTGCCGTAGGAGACACAATCATGGCAGGTCCCGATGCGGATATTAAGCCGGGCAACGCTCTAAAGTTGAAAGATATGCCGGTGGGTACGTTTATCCACAACATTGAGCTTGAGCCAGGGCGTGGGGGTGTCCTTGTGAGGTCTGCCGGCGCAGCTGCGCAGCTCATGGCGAAGGAAGGCAAGTACGCTTATGTAAGGATGCCTAGCGGTGAACTCAGGCTAATCTTGCAGGAGTGCATGGCTACGGTTGGCCAGGTTGGCAATGTCGATCATGAAAACGTTACCAAGGGCAAGGCGGGGAGAAACAGATGGCTTGGCCGGAGGCCCCACGTTAGAGGTATGGTTATGAACCCTGTGGATCATCCTATGGGTGGTGGTGAAGGCAGAAGTAAATCTAACAAACATCCTGTTTCTCCTTGGGGCACGCCAGCAAAGGGATACAGGACGCGTAAGAGGAAGCCGTCCGACAAATATATAGTGCGGCGTAGATACGACAAGTAG
- a CDS encoding SSU ribosomal protein S19P (PFAM: Ribosomal protein S19~TIGRFAM: ribosomal protein S19, bacterial/organelle~COGs: COG0185 Ribosomal protein S19~InterPro IPR002222: IPR020934: IPR005732~KEGG: tai:Taci_1180 ribosomal protein S19~PFAM: ribosomal protein S19/S15~SPTR: 30S ribosomal protein S19;~TIGRFAM: ribosomal protein S19), with product MARSTKKGPFVDQKLLRKIEMMNAEGKKRVIKTWSRRSTIVPDMIGHTIAVHNGRTHIPIFISENMVGHKLGEFAPTRKFGGHAGQERSTKVR from the coding sequence ATGGCTCGATCCACAAAAAAAGGACCCTTTGTTGATCAGAAGTTACTAAGAAAGATTGAGATGATGAATGCAGAGGGTAAAAAAAGAGTTATAAAAACATGGTCAAGGCGGTCCACCATAGTGCCTGACATGATTGGGCACACGATAGCGGTGCATAATGGAAGAACCCACATTCCTATATTCATAAGCGAGAACATGGTGGGCCACAAGTTGGGCGAATTTGCGCCGACCAGGAAATTTGGTGGACATGCTGGACAGGAAAGGTCCACCAAGGTCAGGTAG
- a CDS encoding ribosomal protein L22 (PFAM: Ribosomal protein L22p/L17e~TIGRFAM: ribosomal protein L22, bacterial type~COGs: COG0091 Ribosomal protein L22~InterPro IPR001063: IPR005727~KEGG: aco:Amico_0632 ribosomal protein L22~PFAM: ribosomal protein L22/L17~SPTR: 50S ribosomal protein L22;~TIGRFAM: ribosomal protein L22), with amino-acid sequence MEAKATLRQVRISPFKTRQVLSLIRGKKADQALITLRYTPKKAARIIEKALRSAIANAEHNYGMDVDKLYVVRAFADQGPSMKRWRPVSMGRVHGYRHRTSHITVVVAER; translated from the coding sequence ATGGAAGCCAAAGCGACTTTGAGACAAGTACGGATCTCGCCTTTTAAAACCAGGCAGGTCCTGTCCTTGATAAGGGGCAAAAAGGCAGATCAAGCTCTCATAACCCTCCGGTACACGCCGAAGAAGGCTGCGAGGATAATTGAGAAGGCCCTTCGTAGTGCTATAGCGAATGCTGAGCATAATTACGGCATGGATGTAGATAAACTCTATGTAGTGAGGGCCTTTGCGGACCAGGGACCTTCGATGAAGAGATGGAGACCGGTGTCGATGGGTAGGGTGCATGGATATCGCCATCGCACCAGCCACATAACAGTTGTGGTCGCTGAACGTTAA
- a CDS encoding SSU ribosomal protein S3P (PFAM: KH domain; Ribosomal protein S3, C-terminal domain; Ribosomal protein S3, N-terminal domain~TIGRFAM: ribosomal protein S3, bacterial type~COGs: COG0092 Ribosomal protein S3~InterProIPR018280: IPR004088: IPR004044: IPR008282: IPR 001351: IPR005704: IPR004087~KEGG: tai:Taci_1178 ribosomal protein S3~PFAM: ribosomal protein S3- domain protein; Ribosomal protein S3 domain; KH type 2 domain protein~SMART: KH domain protein~SPTR: 30S ribosomal protein S3;~TIGRFAM: ribosomal protein S3), which translates to MGQKVHPIGFRIGVVKEWESKWFAGGKDYSKNLHEDLKVREFLLKRWSNAGVSRVEIERIGNVMRFTVWTARPGVVIGKGGSEIQAVRDELQALTGKKVMINIQEIKNPDTDAQLVAEGIASALERRVSFRRAMKQAIFRAMKGGSEGIKVQCSGRLGGAEIARSEWYLEGRLPLSTLRNDIDYGFAEAKTLYGVIGVKVWINKGRVKQPLASTQQPQAEEGR; encoded by the coding sequence TTGGGCCAAAAAGTACACCCCATAGGTTTTAGAATAGGTGTTGTCAAAGAGTGGGAATCCAAGTGGTTTGCAGGGGGCAAAGATTATTCCAAAAACCTTCATGAGGACCTGAAGGTAAGGGAGTTCTTGCTCAAGAGGTGGTCCAACGCTGGAGTTTCCAGAGTGGAGATCGAACGTATTGGGAACGTCATGCGTTTTACGGTTTGGACCGCCCGGCCTGGTGTTGTAATCGGAAAGGGTGGCAGCGAAATACAGGCAGTCAGAGACGAACTTCAGGCACTTACTGGCAAAAAAGTGATGATCAACATCCAGGAAATTAAAAATCCCGACACGGATGCCCAGTTGGTGGCTGAGGGTATAGCTTCTGCCCTGGAGCGCAGGGTTAGCTTCAGGAGGGCAATGAAGCAGGCGATATTTAGAGCCATGAAGGGCGGTAGTGAAGGGATAAAGGTTCAGTGCAGCGGAAGGTTAGGAGGCGCTGAGATCGCCCGTTCCGAGTGGTATCTAGAGGGTCGTCTTCCACTTTCCACTTTGCGCAACGATATTGATTACGGTTTTGCTGAGGCAAAAACCCTTTATGGTGTCATAGGGGTCAAGGTATGGATAAATAAGGGGAGAGTCAAGCAGCCCCTAGCGTCCACTCAGCAGCCCCAAGCGGAAGAGGGGAGGTAG
- a CDS encoding LSU ribosomal protein L16P (PFAM: Ribosomal protein L16p/L10e~TIGRFAM: ribosomal protein L16, bacterial/organelle~COGs: COG0197 Ribosomal protein L16/L10E~InterPro IPR000114: IPR020798: IPR016180~KEGG: aco:Amico_0634 ribosomal protein L16~PFAM: Ribosomal protein L10e/L16~SPTR: 50S ribosomal protein L16;~TIGRFAM: ribosomal protein L16) — MLMPKRVKYRKPHRKPLRGRSKGGTYIAFGEYGLQALEGAWITARQIEAARIAISRKMKKGGKIWIRIFPDVPYTKKPLETRMGKGKGSPEFWVAPVKRGRIMFEIAGVPRSVAEMAFRTASHKLPIKVRMVAREGMGGE; from the coding sequence ATGCTTATGCCTAAGAGAGTCAAATACAGAAAACCACATAGAAAACCCCTTCGTGGAAGATCCAAGGGCGGAACGTACATAGCTTTTGGTGAATATGGGCTCCAGGCGCTTGAAGGGGCATGGATTACAGCTAGACAGATAGAGGCCGCTCGTATTGCCATATCGAGGAAGATGAAAAAGGGAGGAAAGATCTGGATTAGAATATTTCCGGATGTTCCTTACACCAAAAAGCCGTTGGAAACCCGAATGGGTAAAGGAAAAGGTTCCCCTGAGTTTTGGGTTGCTCCTGTAAAACGTGGCAGGATAATGTTTGAGATCGCGGGGGTTCCTCGGAGTGTGGCAGAGATGGCTTTTAGGACAGCTTCTCATAAGCTTCCTATCAAAGTGAGAATGGTTGCCCGCGAAGGAATGGGTGGTGAATAA
- a CDS encoding ribosomal protein L29 (PFAM: Ribosomal L29 protein~TIGRFAM: ribosomal protein L29~InterPro IPR018254: IPR001854~KEGG: tai:Taci_1176 ribosomal protein L29~PFAM: ribosomal protein L29~SPTR: Ribosomal protein L29;~TIGRFAM: ribosomal protein L29) yields MKAKELRDLTIEELKEKHKQFKEELFNLRFQHAIGQLGNTNRIKEVKRSIARVLTIMREKEISAERKV; encoded by the coding sequence ATGAAGGCCAAGGAACTTAGAGATTTGACCATAGAGGAACTTAAGGAGAAGCACAAACAGTTCAAGGAAGAGCTGTTTAACCTCAGGTTCCAACATGCCATTGGGCAACTGGGCAATACAAATCGCATAAAAGAAGTTAAAAGATCAATTGCCAGAGTCCTGACGATCATGCGCGAGAAAGAAATAAGCGCTGAGCGTAAGGTATAG
- a CDS encoding 30S ribosomal protein S17 (PFAM: Ribosomal protein S17~TIGRFAM: 30S ribosomal protein S17~COGs: COG0186 Ribosomal protein S17~InterPro IPR000266: IPR019979: IPR019984~KEGG: tai:Taci_1175 ribosomal protein S17~PFAM: ribosomal protein S17~SPTR: 30S ribosomal protein S17;~TIGRFAM: 30S ribosomal protein S17), producing MSSTRRKNKVGIVVSDKMQKTVVVRVDRMAKHPLYGKAVLRSKKFMAHDEDFNCKVGDKVRIEETRPLSRHKRWKVVEVIERAPILGTEVGKEA from the coding sequence ATGAGTTCAACTAGACGAAAAAATAAAGTTGGTATAGTCGTCAGCGATAAAATGCAGAAGACTGTCGTAGTAAGAGTCGACCGCATGGCCAAGCACCCGCTATACGGGAAGGCAGTGCTTCGAAGCAAGAAGTTTATGGCTCATGACGAAGACTTCAATTGCAAAGTAGGCGACAAGGTTAGGATCGAAGAAACAAGGCCACTTAGCCGTCATAAGAGGTGGAAAGTGGTGGAGGTAATAGAGAGGGCCCCCATTCTTGGGACCGAGGTTGGGAAGGAGGCCTAG
- a CDS encoding LSU ribosomal protein L14P (PFAM: Ribosomal protein L14p/L23e~TIGRFAM: ribosomal protein L14, bacterial/organelle~COGs: COG0093 Ribosomal protein L14~InterPro IPR019972: IPR000218: IPR005745~KEGG: tai:Taci_1174 ribosomal protein L14~PFAM: ribosomal protein L14b/L23e~SPTR: 50S ribosomal protein L14;~TIGRFAM: ribosomal protein L14) produces MIQLHTMLNVADNSGAKKIMCIQVLGGTRKRYARVGDVIVASVKEAIPNSNVAKGTVVKAVVVRTKKEIRRKDGSYVRFDDNAAVVIDNNGDPRGTRIFGPVARELREKRFMRIVSLAPEVV; encoded by the coding sequence ATGATACAGCTGCATACCATGCTGAATGTCGCAGACAATTCAGGCGCAAAGAAGATTATGTGCATACAGGTTCTTGGTGGCACTAGGAAGAGATATGCTAGAGTCGGAGACGTCATTGTGGCGTCTGTGAAGGAAGCCATCCCTAACAGTAATGTCGCCAAGGGAACTGTGGTAAAGGCCGTTGTCGTAAGAACCAAGAAAGAGATCAGAAGGAAAGATGGTTCTTACGTAAGGTTCGATGATAATGCCGCAGTAGTGATCGATAACAATGGAGATCCAAGAGGGACGCGAATATTTGGTCCAGTAGCTCGTGAACTCCGCGAAAAGAGGTTCATGCGTATAGTCTCTCTTGCTCCAGAGGTTGTATAG
- a CDS encoding ribosomal protein L24 (PFAM: KOW motif~TIGRFAM: ribosomal protein L24, bacterial/organelle~COGs: COG0198 Ribosomal protein L24~InterPro IPR005825: IPR005824: IPR003256~KEGG: tai:Taci_1173 ribosomal protein L24~PFAM: KOW domain protein~SMART: KOW domain protein~SPTR: 50S ribosomal protein L24;~TIGRFAM: ribosomal protein L24) has protein sequence MSKMRIKKGDRVRVISGKDKGKEGKVLRRDPKRDMVVVEGVNMVTKHVRPSAKNPSGGIIKQEAPIYACKVMLVCPACGNPTRVSRAYLEDGSKVRICKKCNEIIDKV, from the coding sequence ATGAGCAAAATGAGAATTAAAAAAGGCGATAGGGTGCGAGTCATATCCGGTAAAGATAAGGGTAAAGAAGGAAAGGTCCTGAGAAGGGATCCCAAGAGGGATATGGTAGTAGTAGAAGGGGTAAACATGGTTACGAAGCACGTCAGGCCCAGTGCCAAGAACCCTTCTGGAGGTATCATAAAGCAGGAAGCTCCAATTTATGCCTGCAAGGTTATGTTGGTTTGCCCTGCATGTGGTAATCCTACTAGGGTTAGCCGTGCGTACCTAGAAGACGGTAGCAAGGTGCGCATCTGCAAGAAATGTAACGAAATAATAGACAAGGTCTAG